Proteins from a single region of Clupea harengus chromosome 5, Ch_v2.0.2, whole genome shotgun sequence:
- the si:dkey-19e4.5 gene encoding UBA_like_SF and PTH2 domain-containing protein: MEPSEQSAADPESQEVNPVYLQQLRELDIPEEAAKQALLHTRNVSAEEAAMYYFNKLENEEEGDEDLMFKMVFVVNMDLSMGVGKVAAQVGHAAVGLYQAMQEKNSWREMAWKWDHSGAKKVVLQGSNMAHLLELQALAMSLSLPTYLVQDAGLTQVESGSRTVLAIIGEEEMVNNVTGSLKLL; the protein is encoded by the exons ATGGAGCCATCAGAGCAGTCTGCTGCAGACCCAGAGTCCCAGGAGGTAAATCCAGTCTACCTTCAGCAGCTGCGAGAGCTGGACATTCCTGAGGAGGCTGCAAAGCAG gcCCTGTTGCATACACGAAATGTGTCTGCAGAAGAGGCAGCCATGTACTACTTCAACAAGCTAGAGAATGAG GAAGAAGGAGATGAGGATCTGATGTTCAAAATGGTGTTTGTTGTAAACATGGATCTGTCAATGGGTGTCGGCAAG GTGGCAGCCCAGGTTGGGCATGCAGCTGTGGGCTTGTACCAGGCCATGCAGGAGAAGAATAGCTGGAGAGAGATGGCCTGGAAGTGGGACCATTCTGG GGCTAAGAAGGTTGTGTTGCAAGGATCTAACATGGCTCACCTGCTAGAACTCCAGGCTTTGGCGATGAGTCTTAGTTTGCCGACATACCTAGTACAGGACGCTGGACTGACTCAG GTGGAGTCTGGCTCTCGAACCGTCCTGGCCATCattggagaggaagagatggtgAACAACGTCACCGGAAGTCTAAAACTCCTCTGA